One genomic segment of Streptomyces sp. NBC_00239 includes these proteins:
- a CDS encoding serpin family protein has product MRDVTVRAVNRLTKHWAGAVVTGAQGTVLTAAGVWPLLAFLADGAGGPARGELAEAVGLPAADAADAARELLAGLNTVRGLAAATGLWTSRELPLEEAWADRLPHGTHGVLTGDADADRKALDGWAERQTDGRVDHMPVPLDADPPMVLASAFGLRTKWIRPFRAVPADLTEGPWAGRDAFGLYRGSSLLDRVRVAEAACGPLTLLEVVGTTGVDVHLVLGEPGARPGDVVSGGIDAVTRVVPTVDGYALPDGSPGPGLTIGTQLSLDREPRLDVETVAFSVTGTHDLLEQARLFGLETAADVRSGHFPGIGSVPLAVGSAHQAAVARFDAEGFEASAVTALGMAVGCGTARIRYRTRRIHASFQRPFGFLAVHRTSRLVLAAGWADEPLPCPSDAWGFDPDDEDDF; this is encoded by the coding sequence ATGAGAGACGTAACGGTACGCGCGGTCAACCGGCTGACGAAGCACTGGGCCGGGGCCGTGGTGACCGGAGCGCAGGGCACTGTGCTGACGGCCGCCGGAGTGTGGCCGCTGCTCGCGTTCCTCGCGGATGGCGCGGGCGGCCCGGCCCGCGGTGAACTCGCCGAAGCCGTGGGCCTCCCGGCGGCAGACGCGGCCGATGCGGCCCGGGAACTCCTCGCCGGCCTGAACACGGTCCGCGGTCTCGCCGCGGCGACCGGGCTGTGGACGAGCCGGGAACTGCCACTGGAGGAGGCGTGGGCCGACCGACTGCCCCACGGGACGCACGGGGTGCTCACCGGTGACGCCGACGCCGACCGCAAGGCGCTCGACGGCTGGGCCGAGCGGCAGACAGACGGCCGGGTCGACCACATGCCGGTGCCCCTCGACGCGGACCCGCCCATGGTCCTGGCCTCGGCCTTCGGCCTGCGGACGAAGTGGATCAGGCCGTTCAGGGCGGTACCGGCCGACCTCACCGAGGGGCCGTGGGCCGGACGCGATGCCTTCGGGCTCTACCGCGGCAGCTCCCTCCTCGACCGGGTCCGGGTGGCCGAGGCGGCCTGCGGCCCGCTCACCCTGCTGGAAGTCGTCGGCACCACCGGAGTCGACGTCCACCTCGTCCTGGGCGAACCCGGCGCCCGGCCCGGTGACGTGGTGAGCGGCGGCATCGACGCCGTGACACGCGTCGTCCCCACGGTCGACGGTTACGCCCTGCCCGACGGTTCACCCGGCCCGGGGCTGACGATCGGCACGCAACTGTCGCTCGACCGCGAACCCCGCCTGGACGTCGAGACGGTCGCCTTCTCCGTCACCGGCACCCACGACCTGCTGGAGCAGGCCCGGCTGTTCGGCCTGGAGACGGCCGCGGACGTCCGCTCCGGCCACTTCCCCGGAATCGGCAGCGTCCCCTTGGCGGTCGGCTCGGCCCACCAGGCCGCCGTCGCCCGGTTCGACGCCGAAGGATTCGAGGCGTCGGCCGTCACCGCGCTGGGGATGGCCGTGGGCTGCGGCACCGCCCGCATCCGGTACCGGACCCGCCGCATCCACGCCTCGTTCCAGCGCCCCTTCGGCTTCCTCGCCGTCCACCGCACCTCCCGCCTCGTCCTGGCAGCCGGCTGGGCCGACGAACCGCTGCCGTGTCCGAGCGACGCCTGGGGCTTCGACCCGGACGACGAGGACGACTTCTGA
- a CDS encoding NAD(P)H oxidoreductase encodes MPQHSSDTRTALVVVAHHRSDSLTAHTARRTAARLEAAGYRIDLLDLHAEGFDPRMNVEDQPDWGNREKPYSDETHAHMRRILDADVVVAVFPVYWQSVPAVLKGWIDRVWNYGFAYGRSKPRLAGKRMLWLALAGATADDPIAESMQSVLESNLSDGIAYYCGFSRSTVGLLLDAEERPQRVDAEGNLLVGEAVAGAEREAQYTDFDRRARKFVDEFLADELVAA; translated from the coding sequence GTGCCGCAGCACAGCAGTGACACCAGGACAGCCCTCGTGGTCGTCGCGCACCACCGCAGCGATTCCCTCACCGCCCACACCGCCCGCCGCACGGCCGCCCGGCTCGAGGCCGCCGGATACCGCATCGACCTGCTCGACCTGCACGCCGAGGGGTTCGACCCGCGGATGAACGTGGAGGACCAGCCGGACTGGGGCAACCGGGAGAAGCCGTACTCGGACGAGACGCACGCCCACATGCGGCGGATCCTCGACGCCGATGTCGTCGTCGCCGTCTTCCCGGTGTACTGGCAGAGCGTGCCCGCCGTCCTCAAGGGATGGATCGACCGCGTATGGAACTACGGCTTCGCCTACGGCCGCAGCAAGCCCCGCCTGGCGGGCAAGCGCATGCTGTGGCTGGCCCTGGCCGGCGCCACCGCCGACGACCCCATCGCGGAGTCGATGCAGTCCGTCCTCGAATCCAACCTGAGCGACGGCATCGCCTACTACTGCGGCTTCTCCCGCTCCACCGTAGGCCTGCTCCTGGACGCGGAGGAGCGACCGCAGCGCGTCGACGCCGAGGGCAATCTGCTGGTCGGCGAAGCGGTCGCCGGCGCCGAGCGGGAGGCGCAGTACACCGATTTCGACCGTCGGGCACGGAAGTTCGTGGACGAGTTCCTCGCGGACGAACTCGTCGCTGCCTGA
- a CDS encoding AraC family transcriptional regulator encodes MDPLSSLLSGIRAEGSVVSHAVLTAPWSITFADAAPLTMVSVLRGGGTLLLSDGTERAIGAGDTAIVRGPARFRLADEPATVHRPHTAYEINCFTADAACTGQELDGIHWGTGPEGATALIVGAYRASGHRHERLLRALPPVLVIAEDAEVCAWLENSAADAARLSAGSQALMDRLLDWALVCTLRTWFDRAGADAPGWYRGLADPVLSPALHAFHGRPAESWTVASLAAQAGVSRALFARRFTELMGRPPLTYLTECRMDDAEALLADTDLSIAQIAKTVGYADAFGFSTAFKRHKGLSPSTFRTTAA; translated from the coding sequence GTGGATCCTCTGAGTTCACTGCTGAGCGGCATCCGGGCCGAGGGCTCGGTCGTCAGCCATGCCGTCCTGACGGCGCCCTGGAGCATCACCTTCGCCGACGCCGCTCCGCTCACCATGGTCAGCGTGCTGCGCGGTGGCGGCACGCTGCTGCTGTCCGACGGCACCGAGCGGGCGATCGGCGCGGGCGACACGGCCATCGTCCGGGGCCCCGCACGGTTCCGTCTCGCGGACGAGCCTGCCACTGTCCACCGCCCCCACACCGCGTACGAGATCAACTGCTTCACCGCGGACGCCGCGTGCACCGGCCAGGAACTCGACGGCATCCACTGGGGCACCGGCCCGGAGGGAGCGACCGCGCTGATCGTGGGCGCCTACCGCGCCTCGGGGCACCGCCACGAACGGCTCCTGCGCGCCCTGCCGCCCGTCCTGGTCATCGCCGAGGACGCCGAGGTCTGCGCCTGGCTGGAGAACTCCGCCGCCGACGCCGCCCGGCTCTCCGCCGGTTCGCAGGCGCTGATGGACCGGCTCCTCGACTGGGCTCTGGTCTGCACGCTGCGCACCTGGTTCGACCGGGCGGGCGCCGACGCCCCCGGCTGGTACCGCGGCCTCGCCGACCCGGTCCTCTCCCCCGCCCTGCACGCCTTCCACGGACGGCCCGCCGAGAGCTGGACGGTCGCGTCGCTGGCCGCTCAAGCCGGCGTCTCCCGGGCACTGTTCGCCCGGCGCTTCACCGAGCTGATGGGCCGTCCACCCCTCACCTACCTCACCGAGTGCCGCATGGACGACGCCGAGGCTCTCCTGGCCGACACCGACCTCAGCATCGCCCAGATCGCCAAGACCGTCGGCTACGCCGACGCCTTCGGCTTCAGCACCGCCTTCAAACGCCACAAGGGCCTCAGCCCCAGCACGTTCCGCACCACGGCGGCGTGA
- the secD gene encoding protein translocase subunit SecD, with product MSRAPLSRPPLWRAIVALAAVALSLYIALTQSARLGLDLRGGTQIVLETRDSPTVKADAASTDRALEVLRQRVDALGVSEPGIARSGEKRIIVELPGVQDPRKAAEVIGRTAQLTVHPVTGATADKGSAKPEADGSRTLPDPDQPGNHLKLGPTALTGEGVEDAEAVLDQQSPGGWMVSLDFRKSAGDTWAKITSDAACAPQGAPERRVVIALDNQIISAPGVNANVVCGTGITGGSTQISGGFGRAEARELAALVKGGALPVPLDVLEQRTVGPTLGADAIEASTKAALIGIALTALFITVVYRLLGALAALALALYGLISYAALVALGATLTLPGLAGFVLAIGMAMDANVLVFERAREEYLGVRSKDLAKPVKSGFAKAWSAVIDSNVTTLLAAGLLFFFATGPVKGFGVTLCIGVLASMLTALVITRALADFAVARSFVRKRPGLTGIASTGRVRTWLSRRNPNLVRHRRRRLGASALLVAVAVAGIFIRGLDFGVEFTGGRLVEYSTSRSVDADTARNAVSEAGFPRAVVQESGDGDITVRTEKLTDDEQQRVKAALEKPGGTVTVERDEQIGPSLGSELRQKALLALGIAVAAQLIYLSVRFRWTLAAAAVSAMVHDVLLVVGLFAWLGRPVDSVFLAALLTVIGYSVNDTVVVFDRVREARRRDPLGNLEKTANHAVVQTLPRTVNTGMGALFILTALAVLGGDSLADFSVALIAGVLVGIASTIFTAVPIAIALEHRNPTPPPARDRLATKEVPDGYGPLEARRTKERRTGAVV from the coding sequence ATGTCTCGCGCACCCTTGTCCCGCCCACCCTTGTGGAGGGCGATCGTCGCACTGGCGGCCGTCGCGCTGTCCCTCTACATCGCCCTCACCCAATCCGCCCGCCTCGGCCTCGATCTGCGCGGCGGCACCCAGATCGTCCTGGAGACCCGGGACTCACCCACCGTCAAGGCCGACGCCGCATCCACCGACCGCGCTCTGGAGGTCCTCAGGCAGCGCGTGGACGCCCTCGGCGTCTCCGAACCCGGCATCGCCCGCTCCGGCGAGAAACGGATCATCGTCGAACTGCCCGGAGTGCAGGACCCCCGCAAGGCCGCCGAGGTCATCGGCCGCACCGCACAGCTCACGGTCCACCCGGTGACGGGGGCGACGGCCGACAAGGGCTCCGCGAAGCCCGAGGCCGACGGATCGCGCACCCTGCCCGACCCGGACCAGCCGGGCAACCACCTGAAGCTGGGCCCCACCGCCCTCACCGGCGAGGGCGTCGAGGACGCCGAGGCGGTCCTGGACCAGCAGTCGCCGGGCGGCTGGATGGTCTCCCTCGACTTCCGCAAGAGCGCGGGCGACACCTGGGCGAAGATCACCTCGGACGCGGCCTGCGCACCTCAGGGCGCTCCGGAACGCCGCGTCGTCATCGCCCTCGACAACCAGATCATCTCGGCGCCCGGCGTCAACGCGAACGTGGTGTGCGGGACCGGTATCACCGGCGGCTCCACGCAGATCAGCGGCGGCTTCGGCCGGGCCGAGGCGCGCGAGCTGGCGGCGCTCGTGAAGGGCGGCGCGCTGCCGGTGCCCCTCGACGTCCTGGAGCAGCGCACGGTCGGCCCGACGCTCGGCGCCGACGCAATCGAGGCGAGCACCAAGGCCGCGCTCATCGGCATCGCCCTGACCGCACTGTTCATCACCGTCGTCTACCGGCTCCTCGGCGCGCTCGCCGCCTTGGCCCTCGCCCTGTACGGCCTCATCTCGTACGCCGCACTGGTGGCGCTCGGCGCGACGCTCACGCTGCCGGGGCTCGCCGGGTTCGTCCTGGCGATCGGCATGGCGATGGACGCGAACGTCCTGGTCTTCGAACGGGCCAGGGAGGAGTACCTGGGCGTCCGTTCCAAGGACTTGGCGAAGCCGGTGAAGAGCGGCTTCGCCAAGGCGTGGAGCGCGGTGATCGACTCGAACGTGACGACGCTGCTCGCCGCGGGACTGCTGTTCTTCTTCGCCACGGGCCCGGTCAAGGGCTTCGGGGTCACCCTGTGCATCGGCGTCCTGGCGTCGATGCTCACGGCGCTCGTGATCACCCGCGCGCTCGCGGACTTCGCCGTCGCCCGCAGCTTCGTACGCAAGCGCCCCGGTCTGACGGGCATCGCCTCGACGGGCAGGGTCCGCACATGGCTGTCCCGCCGCAACCCGAACCTGGTCCGCCACCGTCGCCGCCGGCTCGGCGCGAGCGCGCTCCTGGTGGCGGTGGCCGTCGCAGGAATCTTCATCCGCGGCCTGGACTTCGGCGTGGAGTTCACCGGCGGCCGCCTCGTCGAGTACAGCACCAGCAGGTCCGTCGACGCGGACACGGCCCGGAACGCCGTGTCCGAGGCGGGGTTCCCGCGCGCGGTGGTGCAGGAGTCCGGCGACGGCGACATCACCGTACGCACGGAGAAGCTCACCGACGACGAACAGCAGCGCGTCAAGGCGGCCTTGGAGAAGCCCGGCGGAACCGTCACGGTGGAGCGTGACGAACAGATCGGCCCGAGCCTCGGCAGCGAACTGCGCCAGAAGGCGCTCCTGGCCCTGGGCATCGCGGTGGCCGCCCAGCTGATCTACCTCAGCGTGCGGTTCCGCTGGACCCTGGCGGCAGCGGCGGTCTCCGCGATGGTCCACGACGTCCTGCTCGTGGTGGGCCTGTTCGCCTGGCTGGGCAGGCCGGTGGACAGCGTCTTCCTGGCGGCGCTGCTCACGGTGATCGGCTACTCCGTGAACGACACGGTGGTCGTCTTCGACCGCGTCCGCGAAGCGCGCCGCCGAGACCCACTGGGCAACCTGGAGAAGACGGCCAACCACGCGGTGGTCCAGACACTCCCGCGCACGGTGAACACGGGCATGGGAGCCCTGTTCATCCTGACCGCACTGGCGGTACTGGGCGGCGACTCGCTGGCGGACTTCTCCGTGGCGCTGATCGCGGGCGTCCTGGTCGGCATCGCCTCGACCATCTTCACCGCGGTCCCGATCGCGATCGCCCTGGAACACCGCAACCCGACACCACCACCGGCACGGGACCGCCTCGCCACGAAGGAAGTCCCTGACGGGTACGGCCCGTTGGAGGCACGGAGGACGAAGGAGAGGAGGACGGGGGCGGTCGTCTGA
- a CDS encoding S8 family peptidase — translation MTTHKRSNGLRNAAIGAGAATAIAAAFFASPFAGAATPAEGTVHGLGAPGAVDGSFVVILDASANKEDLAKKYGGTLQRSYRSAVNGFSASGLTVTEAKRLAADPAVGEVVQNKRFSINETQEKPPSWGLDRIDQADTVGDEKYTYPDSGGEGVTAYVIDTGVRVSHQDFAGRAEHGFDAIDNDDTADDGNGHGTHVAGTIAGTTHGVAKKAKIVAVRVLDDNGSGTTEQVVAGIDWVTQNHSGPSVANMSLGGGVDEALDAAVQRAIASGVSFAVAAGNDSADAGQGSPSRVSEALTVASSTRDDQQSHFSNFGSVVDLYAPGSDITSAWNDSDTGTKTISGTSMAAPHVAGAAALYLAGHPSATPADTAAALTGAATADAIKNPSSGTANKLLNVKP, via the coding sequence ATGACAACTCACAAGCGATCCAACGGCCTTCGCAACGCGGCCATAGGCGCCGGCGCTGCAACGGCAATCGCAGCGGCCTTCTTCGCGAGCCCCTTTGCGGGGGCGGCCACACCGGCCGAAGGGACCGTGCACGGACTCGGCGCCCCGGGCGCCGTGGACGGCAGTTTCGTCGTCATCCTCGACGCATCCGCGAACAAGGAGGACCTGGCAAAGAAGTACGGAGGCACACTGCAGCGCTCCTACAGGTCCGCAGTCAACGGGTTCTCCGCCTCCGGTCTGACGGTGACGGAGGCCAAGCGGCTCGCAGCAGACCCCGCCGTCGGCGAGGTCGTGCAGAACAAGCGCTTCAGCATCAACGAGACGCAGGAGAAGCCTCCGTCCTGGGGCCTGGACCGGATCGATCAGGCAGACACGGTCGGCGACGAGAAGTACACCTACCCCGACAGCGGCGGCGAGGGGGTGACCGCGTACGTCATCGACACCGGAGTCAGGGTCTCGCACCAGGACTTCGCAGGACGCGCCGAGCACGGCTTCGACGCGATCGACAACGACGACACCGCCGACGACGGCAACGGCCACGGCACGCATGTGGCGGGCACCATCGCAGGCACCACCCACGGCGTGGCCAAGAAGGCCAAGATCGTTGCGGTGCGGGTCCTGGACGACAACGGCTCCGGCACCACGGAGCAGGTCGTGGCGGGCATCGACTGGGTGACGCAGAACCACTCCGGCCCGTCGGTCGCCAACATGAGCCTGGGCGGCGGCGTGGACGAGGCGCTCGACGCGGCCGTCCAGCGCGCCATCGCCTCCGGCGTGTCCTTCGCCGTGGCCGCCGGCAACGACTCCGCCGATGCCGGGCAGGGCTCGCCCTCCCGGGTGTCGGAAGCCCTCACCGTCGCCTCCAGCACCAGGGACGACCAACAGTCGCACTTCTCGAACTTCGGCTCGGTGGTGGACCTCTACGCTCCCGGCTCGGACATCACCTCGGCGTGGAACGACAGCGACACCGGCACCAAGACGATCTCCGGCACGTCGATGGCCGCCCCGCACGTCGCGGGCGCCGCAGCCCTCTACCTGGCGGGCCACCCGTCGGCGACACCCGCCGACACGGCCGCCGCGCTGACCGGGGCAGCGACAGCGGACGCCATCAAGAACCCGTCTTCCGGCACCGCGAACAAGCTGCTGAACGTGAAGCCGTAA
- a CDS encoding helix-turn-helix domain-containing protein → MLDVLGLEPDDECVYRALLGLPNSTALPLSDLLGLPHAHVDKALSRLLGWGLVTRSADDQFTAAPPAMALGALISQRRDGLRMAEQALVTFAEEHRAATAASSISDLIEVVTGVDAIRHRFLQVQQAARTQVRSFITAPFVALPPEENTAEPVAIGRGVQFRAVLDRDVLAEPGIIDDAIRSLRNGVELRVADPLPMKLVLADADLGLVPLAVTPSGEPGAVLLHRSGLLSALDALFETVWHSAHPLELSGAGEESEAAVELGADGPTALDRKILALLLAGLTDSTAAAQLGLSPRTLHRRLRHLMDLAGVRTRMQLGGHAVRHGWAQPH, encoded by the coding sequence ATGCTGGATGTCCTGGGCCTGGAACCCGATGACGAGTGCGTCTACCGGGCGCTGCTCGGACTGCCGAACTCCACCGCGCTGCCGCTGTCGGATCTGCTCGGTCTCCCGCACGCCCATGTCGACAAGGCGCTGTCCCGCCTGCTCGGGTGGGGACTGGTGACCAGGTCGGCGGATGATCAGTTCACCGCGGCGCCGCCGGCCATGGCGCTGGGCGCGCTCATCAGCCAGCGCCGGGACGGGCTGCGCATGGCCGAGCAGGCACTGGTGACCTTCGCGGAGGAACACCGGGCGGCGACGGCCGCGAGCAGCATCAGCGATCTGATCGAGGTCGTCACGGGTGTCGACGCCATCCGCCACCGCTTCCTGCAGGTGCAGCAGGCGGCCCGTACCCAGGTCCGCAGCTTCATCACCGCGCCCTTCGTCGCGTTGCCGCCCGAGGAGAACACGGCCGAACCCGTGGCCATCGGCCGGGGTGTGCAGTTCCGGGCGGTCCTGGACCGGGACGTCCTGGCGGAGCCGGGCATCATCGACGATGCGATTCGGTCCTTGCGCAACGGGGTGGAACTGCGGGTGGCCGACCCGCTGCCGATGAAACTCGTGCTGGCCGACGCCGACCTCGGCCTCGTCCCGCTCGCGGTCACACCGTCCGGCGAGCCCGGCGCCGTGCTGCTGCACCGCAGCGGCCTGTTGAGTGCGCTGGACGCGTTGTTCGAGACGGTGTGGCACTCCGCCCACCCCCTCGAACTGTCGGGAGCGGGCGAAGAGTCCGAAGCCGCCGTCGAGCTCGGGGCGGACGGCCCGACCGCCCTCGACCGGAAGATCCTCGCGCTCCTGTTGGCCGGCCTGACCGATTCGACGGCCGCGGCACAGCTCGGCCTCTCACCACGCACGCTCCACCGACGCCTGCGCCACCTCATGGACCTGGCCGGAGTCCGCACCCGGATGCAGCTCGGCGGCCACGCAGTCCGACACGGCTGGGCCCAACCCCACTGA
- a CDS encoding S8 family peptidase: MSFLSFSSALRRRRWQLVSAATAVPLLASGLAVLQAPAQAAPSKPAVPAKPSATHKVTLVTGDVVTVSTMADGKQTADIDRPDNAVGGVKIQEVDGDLFVIPDEAAPLLGKDRLDRRLFNVSDLIEMGYDDAKSAAVPLIATYAAQAGTRSATPPAAPRGSRVTRKLNSIRGAALSTDKRQARAFWTGVAPHGSATLGGGVAKLWLDGRVKAALKESVPLIGAPEAWAAGYTGKGVKVAVLDTGIDVNHPDFAGLIDGTVSFVPDEGVTDVNGHGTHVAGTIVGSGTASGGDNQGVAPGADLYVGKVLGGAEGSGQDSWVMAGMQWAAESGADVVNMSLGNSYPTDGSDPMSQAVDALSAQYGTLFVIAAGNAGPESISAPGAAASALTVAATDKQDRLASFSSTGPLAYSGGMKPDIAAPGVNITAARSQQMTDGAEGLYRTLSGTSMATPHVVGAAAMLAQQHPDWTGKQLKEHLMSTAKGLDGGYSPYEVGAGRLDVAAAVGTTVHSAGSLFFGDYRWPHEPSDVAVTKDLTFTNSGTADVRLRLALTDAGEPFTLGATTVTVPAGGTATVPVTGDPRNAPPGRHVGYVTATDAATGEPVTRTAVAFVKEAERYDLNIKLVGRDGKPAAGMVGINLAGDSWPWNVYVDGSTTMRMAPGTYTVAAYLDVAGEKADRSGLAVLVDPETVLADGPADVVLDASKARLLQTEAPQRTEDRQRKVDFNVHYKGFDPYMDYRSAYVVPPSYDDVYLSPTQAMEQGDFMLVTRWRKGEPLLGLSTPGDRLRFETLVQAGSALGTATDRLQTVYAGNGAAAAYGKVKAKGRIVVVERSDEVSPQERSDVAAAAGAKALIVVNDGAGALMEYVGPAAIPVASVHRDAGRALVALAKAGTSKLTLTQTEHTPFVYDLTRDYPGRVPDRPLVYKPAKDALARIDARYYSATEGKAAEGYRSDFTLSPSFNFPDVERHPGTRTEWVTPGQVWREFHTQGVDGSLPWTMVSGDNTYAKGSATRLDWFAPATRPGQSESFGVYNSRWGNFMTWNVQAWASASDTMRLGGYLPWGETPSHLQVFQGGTLIHDNPQSGDMQWVEVPAGNLPYRTVLDVERPGDVFRLSTRTHTEWTFMSDTVDSDRFEPFSVLNLDYKLDSDLHGDIKANATRQIALKPVSLNLGPVPGTVKTVKLDVSYDDGAGWQKVTLTKGADGYWKGSFRTARKPGGFLSLRASAETGNGFSVKNEIIRAYGLR; encoded by the coding sequence ACGGTCAGCACGATGGCCGATGGCAAGCAGACCGCCGATATCGACCGGCCGGACAACGCCGTCGGCGGCGTAAAGATCCAGGAAGTCGACGGCGACCTGTTCGTCATCCCGGACGAGGCGGCGCCGCTGCTGGGCAAGGACAGACTGGACCGGCGGCTGTTCAACGTCAGTGACCTGATCGAGATGGGCTACGACGACGCGAAGTCGGCCGCGGTGCCGCTGATCGCGACGTACGCCGCCCAGGCCGGAACCCGCTCGGCGACCCCGCCGGCGGCCCCCCGGGGCAGCAGGGTCACCCGCAAGCTCAACAGCATCCGCGGCGCCGCGCTCAGCACCGACAAGCGGCAGGCCCGCGCCTTCTGGACCGGCGTCGCCCCGCACGGCAGCGCGACGCTGGGCGGGGGCGTTGCGAAGCTGTGGCTCGACGGTCGGGTCAAGGCCGCGCTGAAGGAGAGCGTGCCGCTGATCGGCGCCCCCGAGGCCTGGGCCGCCGGATACACCGGCAAGGGCGTCAAGGTCGCGGTGCTCGACACCGGCATCGACGTCAACCATCCCGATTTCGCCGGCCTGATCGACGGCACGGTCAGCTTCGTGCCCGATGAGGGCGTCACCGACGTCAACGGGCACGGGACGCACGTGGCGGGCACGATCGTCGGCTCGGGCACCGCCTCCGGGGGCGACAACCAGGGTGTCGCCCCGGGCGCCGACCTGTATGTCGGCAAGGTACTCGGCGGTGCCGAAGGTTCGGGCCAGGACTCCTGGGTCATGGCCGGCATGCAGTGGGCGGCCGAGTCCGGGGCGGACGTCGTCAACATGAGCCTCGGCAACTCCTACCCGACGGACGGCAGCGACCCGATGTCGCAGGCGGTCGACGCGCTGTCCGCGCAGTACGGCACGCTGTTCGTCATAGCCGCCGGCAACGCGGGGCCGGAGTCCATCTCCGCCCCGGGCGCGGCCGCGTCGGCGCTGACCGTGGCCGCCACGGACAAGCAGGACCGCCTCGCGTCCTTCTCCAGCACCGGCCCGCTGGCGTACTCGGGCGGCATGAAGCCGGACATCGCAGCGCCGGGCGTGAACATCACGGCCGCCCGCTCGCAGCAGATGACGGACGGCGCAGAGGGTCTCTACCGCACCCTCAGCGGCACCTCGATGGCCACACCGCACGTCGTCGGAGCGGCGGCGATGCTGGCCCAGCAGCACCCGGACTGGACCGGCAAGCAGCTCAAGGAACACCTGATGAGCACCGCGAAGGGTCTCGACGGCGGGTACTCGCCGTACGAGGTCGGCGCCGGCCGGCTCGACGTCGCCGCAGCGGTGGGCACCACCGTCCACAGCGCCGGCTCGCTCTTCTTCGGTGACTACAGGTGGCCGCACGAGCCGAGCGACGTCGCCGTCACCAAGGACCTGACCTTCACGAACTCCGGTACCGCCGACGTCAGGCTGCGACTGGCCCTGACCGACGCCGGCGAGCCGTTCACGCTGGGAGCCACCACGGTGACCGTCCCGGCGGGCGGCACCGCGACCGTCCCCGTGACCGGTGACCCGCGCAACGCCCCGCCAGGACGGCACGTCGGCTACGTGACCGCCACCGACGCGGCCACCGGCGAGCCGGTGACCCGTACCGCCGTGGCGTTCGTCAAGGAGGCCGAGCGCTACGACCTGAACATCAAGCTGGTCGGCCGGGACGGCAAGCCCGCCGCCGGAATGGTCGGGATCAACCTGGCGGGCGACAGCTGGCCGTGGAACGTCTACGTCGACGGATCGACCACCATGCGCATGGCACCCGGCACGTACACCGTCGCCGCGTACCTCGACGTGGCCGGAGAGAAGGCCGACCGCTCGGGCCTGGCCGTGCTGGTAGACCCGGAAACCGTGCTGGCGGACGGCCCCGCGGACGTGGTGCTCGATGCGAGCAAGGCACGCCTGCTGCAGACCGAGGCGCCGCAGCGCACTGAAGACCGCCAGCGCAAGGTCGACTTCAACGTCCACTACAAGGGCTTCGACCCGTACATGGACTACCGCAGCGCGTACGTGGTTCCGCCGTCGTACGACGACGTGTACCTCTCCCCGACGCAGGCGATGGAGCAGGGCGACTTCATGCTGGTCACCCGCTGGCGCAAGGGCGAGCCGCTGCTCGGCCTGAGCACGCCCGGCGACCGGCTGCGCTTCGAGACGCTGGTGCAGGCGGGCAGCGCCCTGGGCACCGCCACGGACCGGCTGCAGACCGTCTACGCGGGCAACGGCGCGGCAGCCGCCTACGGGAAGGTCAAGGCAAAGGGCAGGATCGTCGTCGTCGAGCGCAGTGACGAGGTCTCCCCGCAGGAGCGCTCCGACGTCGCGGCCGCGGCCGGTGCGAAGGCGCTGATCGTCGTCAACGACGGGGCGGGCGCCCTCATGGAGTACGTCGGCCCGGCGGCCATACCGGTCGCCTCCGTGCACCGGGACGCGGGCCGGGCCCTCGTCGCGTTGGCCAAGGCCGGAACCTCGAAGCTGACCCTCACACAGACCGAGCACACCCCGTTCGTCTACGACCTGACGCGTGACTACCCCGGCCGGGTGCCGGACCGGCCGCTGGTCTACAAGCCCGCCAAGGACGCGCTCGCCCGTATCGACGCCCGCTACTACTCGGCCACCGAAGGCAAGGCGGCCGAAGGCTACCGGTCGGACTTCACCCTCAGCCCGTCGTTCAACTTCCCGGACGTGGAGCGGCACCCGGGCACCCGCACGGAATGGGTGACCCCGGGTCAGGTCTGGCGGGAGTTCCACACCCAGGGCGTCGACGGAAGCCTGCCGTGGACGATGGTGTCCGGCGACAACACGTACGCGAAGGGCAGCGCCACCCGCCTGGACTGGTTCGCTCCGGCGACCCGGCCCGGCCAGAGCGAGTCCTTCGGCGTGTACAACTCGCGGTGGGGCAACTTCATGACGTGGAACGTGCAGGCGTGGGCCTCGGCCAGCGACACCATGCGCCTGGGCGGCTACCTGCCCTGGGGCGAGACGCCGTCCCACCTCCAGGTCTTCCAGGGCGGCACGCTGATCCACGACAACCCGCAGAGCGGGGACATGCAGTGGGTGGAGGTACCGGCCGGCAACCTGCCCTACCGCACCGTCCTCGACGTGGAGCGCCCCGGCGACGTCTTCCGGCTGTCGACGCGCACCCACACCGAGTGGACGTTCATGTCCGACACCGTCGACTCGGACCGCTTCGAGCCGTTCTCGGTGCTGAACCTCGACTACAAACTGGACTCGGACCTGCACGGTGACATCAAGGCCAACGCGACCCGGCAGATCGCGCTCAAGCCCGTCTCGCTGAACCTCGGCCCCGTGCCGGGCACCGTGAAGACCGTAAAGCTGGACGTCTCGTACGACGACGGCGCAGGCTGGCAGAAGGTGACCCTGACCAAGGGCGCCGACGGCTACTGGAAGGGGTCGTTCAGGACGGCCAGGAAGCCCGGCGGCTTCCTCTCGCTCCGCGCGAGCGCCGAGACCGGCAACGGCTTCAGCGTCAAGAACGAAATCATCCGGGCATACGGCCTGCGATGA